In Papaver somniferum cultivar HN1 chromosome 1, ASM357369v1, whole genome shotgun sequence, a genomic segment contains:
- the LOC113337298 gene encoding uncharacterized protein LOC113337298, translated as MGWKAAQKLVQNWRILRGDNVMIIRGKDKGETGVIKRVVRTQNRVIVEGKNLVKKHIKQGQGHEGGIFTVEAPLHVSNVQVVDPVTGNPCKVGIKYLEDGTKVRVSRGIGASGSIIPRPEILKIRTTPRPTIAGPKDTPLELVTEKTYDSATGKGMPSL; from the exons ATGGGTTGGAAAGCAGCTCAAAAGCTTGTACAAAACTGGAGGATTCTCAGGGGAGATAAT GTGATGATAATCAGGGGAAAAGATAAGGGAGAGACTGGTGTTATTAAACGAGTTGTTCGTACTCAGAATCGTGTTATTGTTGAAGGCAAAAATCTT GTAAAGAAACATATCAAACAAGGACAAGGTCACGAGGGTGGAATTTTTACTGTTGAAGCCCCCCTTCATGTTTCAAATGTTCAAGTTGTTGATCCTGTCACAGG GAACCCTTGTAAAGTTGGAATCAAATATTTAGAAGATGGCACAAAAGTTAGAGTTTCTAGAGGAATCGGAGCCTCTGGATCCATCATTCCTCGTCCCGAGATCTTAAAAATTAGGACCACACCAAGACCCACAATCG CTGGTCCAAAAGATACCCCATTGGAGCTAGTGACGGAAAAAACCTACGACTCCGCCACTGGGAAGGGAATGCCGTCTCTCTAA